Proteins encoded by one window of Salicibibacter halophilus:
- a CDS encoding extracellular matrix/biofilm biosynthesis regulator RemA family protein, protein MRSSPIDIGFGNITFSHRIVAIDPVDSAPVKRMVHEARNQHRLIDATNGRKTRSIIRTNSDHILLSTVRPETIARRLKTSETTHENPK, encoded by the coding sequence ATGCGTTCAAGCCCCATAGATATTGGCTTCGGAAATATTACTTTTTCTCATCGCATCGTTGCCATTGACCCCGTCGATTCAGCGCCCGTGAAACGCATGGTTCATGAAGCAAGAAATCAGCATAGGCTTATTGACGCTACAAATGGACGAAAAACGAGAAGTATCATCCGAACCAATAGCGATCATATCCTATTATCCACTGTGCGACCTGAGACGATCGCTCGACGATTAAAGACATCAGAAACGACGCATGAAAACCCTAAATGA
- a CDS encoding DNA primase has product MNKKLLYGALSGIFSVGMLAACGDMEEDPGAEDEGVPMDGGEDEGGMEEDPGAEDEDGMEEDPGLEDEDGTEEDSGIEDEGDGGIEEDPGAEDEDDGMDDF; this is encoded by the coding sequence ATGAATAAGAAGCTGCTTTATGGTGCCCTTTCTGGCATCTTTTCCGTTGGTATGCTAGCCGCATGCGGAGATATGGAAGAAGATCCCGGAGCTGAAGATGAGGGAGTCCCGATGGATGGCGGCGAAGATGAAGGCGGCATGGAAGAAGACCCTGGAGCTGAAGATGAGGATGGCATGGAAGAAGATCCCGGACTTGAAGATGAAGATGGCACAGAAGAAGATTCCGGCATTGAAGATGAAGGTGACGGTGGCATAGAAGAAGATCCTGGAGCTGAAGATGAGGACGACGGCATGGACGACTTCTAG
- a CDS encoding S8 family peptidase: MFNYAARNVAGLSLIDGHLREELNGAVAASAKIFPVMVQFKTGCLTSGVQYLESIVNTYAHCQVNRSFPRFSLQGGTLTAVALEDLCYNCKDVKKVYLDRTFSVSLDTATETTRASDLQEERDETGEGEGVTVAILDTGVHPSPDLMEPEERIIGFKDVIDDQEEPYDDNGHGTHCAGCAAGNGHQSDGEYTAPAPKANIVGVKVLDRMGAGSLSNIIAGVDWCIENQEAYDIRILSLSLGSPASEPEDDDPVVQAVDQAWDEGMVVCIAAGNEGPGEGTIASPGISPKVITVGALDEQGTPDRSDVDVADFSSRGPTIDGDTKPDLLAPGVEITAIRAPDAFLDQMEKAKHINDDYISMSGTSMATPICAGVCAQLLERNREWGPDEVKERLREGAEDLGLETNTQGEGLLDAVASDNDDARDNDDDTQ, from the coding sequence ATGTTCAATTATGCTGCTAGGAATGTTGCCGGTTTATCCTTGATCGATGGTCATTTAAGAGAGGAGTTAAACGGAGCGGTCGCAGCGTCTGCGAAGATTTTCCCTGTTATGGTTCAATTTAAGACAGGGTGTTTGACCAGTGGTGTTCAATATTTGGAAAGCATCGTGAACACCTATGCACACTGTCAAGTGAACCGATCGTTTCCGCGTTTTTCGTTACAAGGCGGAACGCTCACAGCTGTAGCGCTTGAAGATCTTTGTTATAACTGCAAGGATGTTAAGAAAGTGTATCTTGATCGGACATTTAGTGTTAGCCTTGATACCGCTACCGAAACGACCAGAGCAAGCGATCTCCAAGAAGAAAGGGATGAAACCGGTGAAGGCGAAGGGGTGACGGTCGCCATTCTTGATACAGGGGTTCATCCGAGTCCAGATCTCATGGAACCTGAAGAGCGAATCATTGGCTTTAAAGATGTCATTGATGATCAGGAAGAACCCTATGACGATAATGGTCACGGGACCCACTGCGCCGGATGTGCAGCCGGGAATGGCCATCAATCCGATGGGGAATATACAGCGCCAGCTCCTAAAGCCAATATCGTCGGGGTCAAAGTCCTTGATAGGATGGGCGCCGGTTCCTTATCCAATATTATCGCTGGCGTCGATTGGTGTATCGAAAACCAAGAGGCCTACGACATCCGGATTTTATCCTTATCGTTAGGGAGCCCGGCCTCGGAACCTGAAGACGACGATCCGGTGGTGCAAGCGGTCGACCAAGCTTGGGATGAAGGGATGGTCGTATGTATCGCTGCTGGCAATGAGGGTCCCGGTGAAGGAACCATTGCTTCTCCGGGCATTAGTCCAAAGGTGATCACTGTGGGGGCTTTGGACGAACAAGGGACGCCTGATCGATCCGATGTAGATGTGGCTGACTTCTCGAGTCGAGGCCCAACCATTGATGGAGACACGAAACCAGATCTTCTTGCCCCTGGTGTGGAGATTACCGCTATACGTGCGCCGGATGCCTTTCTCGATCAAATGGAAAAGGCTAAACACATCAATGACGACTATATCTCGATGTCCGGGACATCGATGGCCACCCCCATTTGTGCAGGCGTGTGTGCGCAACTGTTAGAACGAAACCGTGAATGGGGGCCAGACGAGGTGAAGGAGCGATTACGTGAGGGAGCTGAAGATCTCGGTCTGGAAACCAACACCCAAGGGGAGGGTTTGCTAGATGCTGTTGCTAGTGACAACGATGATGCCAGGGACAATGACGATGACACCCAATAA